From a single Rhodococcus qingshengii JCM 15477 genomic region:
- a CDS encoding HIT family protein, with translation MSTDSCVFCKIVALTEPAILVHESETTLAFLDARPVSRGHTLVVPKRHAENLDALESHEGAEMFRVGTLIAGALRRCDIAADGVNFLVNDGRAAGQTVFHSHLHVVPRHRGDKAKFAAGLLARRAVELEQVGASIRSQLTV, from the coding sequence ATGAGCACCGATTCCTGCGTCTTCTGCAAGATCGTCGCGCTGACCGAGCCGGCGATTCTCGTTCACGAGAGCGAGACAACTCTCGCATTCCTCGATGCACGGCCGGTGAGTCGCGGACACACCCTGGTGGTCCCCAAGCGTCATGCAGAGAACCTCGATGCTCTCGAAAGTCACGAAGGCGCAGAGATGTTCCGCGTCGGCACGCTCATCGCCGGAGCTCTACGCCGCTGCGACATCGCCGCTGACGGAGTCAACTTTCTCGTCAACGACGGGCGTGCCGCGGGCCAAACCGTGTTCCACTCGCACCTGCACGTCGTCCCCCGCCATCGCGGCGACAAGGCGAAGTTCGCTGCTGGACTCCTCGCCAGGCGAGCCGTCGAGCTGGAGCAGGTGGGCGCGTCGATCCGAAGTCAGCTCACGGTCTGA
- a CDS encoding alpha/beta fold hydrolase, which yields MLHDEGGTGQPILLLHGLMGSSRTWLRQVPWIREFGHVYTFDAAGHGRPAPAALTTEAFVEDLTSAVASIEEPMIVIGHSMGALHAWCFAAAHPEKVCALVLEDMAPDFRGRTAADWAQMISAWPQPFASEEAMKEFFGPVAGQYFLDSFDRRDDGWYLHGDVSTFRDISEEWGTRHFWDQWKAIEVPTLLIEGEFTITPEGQMREMAERPGTRYVRIADAGHLVHDDQPQRYREVVTEFLQTVS from the coding sequence GTGTTGCATGACGAAGGTGGAACGGGACAACCGATTCTGTTGTTGCACGGCCTCATGGGCAGCTCCCGAACGTGGCTACGCCAGGTGCCGTGGATCCGCGAGTTCGGCCACGTCTACACCTTCGACGCTGCCGGTCACGGCAGGCCGGCGCCAGCGGCACTGACTACCGAGGCATTCGTCGAGGACCTGACATCGGCGGTTGCGTCCATCGAGGAGCCGATGATCGTGATCGGTCATTCGATGGGGGCTCTGCATGCGTGGTGCTTCGCCGCCGCGCATCCCGAAAAGGTTTGTGCGCTGGTCCTCGAAGACATGGCCCCGGACTTTCGTGGACGCACCGCTGCGGACTGGGCGCAGATGATCTCGGCGTGGCCGCAGCCGTTTGCTTCCGAGGAGGCGATGAAGGAATTCTTCGGCCCCGTCGCCGGCCAGTACTTTCTCGATTCTTTCGACCGCCGCGACGACGGGTGGTACCTGCACGGCGACGTGTCGACCTTCCGCGACATCTCGGAGGAGTGGGGCACGAGGCATTTCTGGGATCAGTGGAAGGCGATCGAGGTGCCGACCTTGCTGATCGAGGGAGAGTTCACCATCACCCCTGAGGGACAGATGCGAGAGATGGCCGAGAGGCCGGGAACTCGGTACGTACGTATTGCCGATGCAGGCCACCTGGTCCACGACGATCAACCGCAGCGCTATCGCGAAGTGGTGACGGAATTCCTTCAGACCGTGAGCTGA